From the Leucobacter denitrificans genome, one window contains:
- a CDS encoding metal ABC transporter substrate-binding protein: MTHTSRARRHVALPITGALAGALAGALLLSGCGSTPAEAPTDALNVVATTTQLTDFATQVGGDDISLTGLLSVGASAHHFDPSPKELLALSQADVLIVNGAGLETFIDSAIEASGFDGAIITAADGVDLEAHEEEEHEHQHEDEAPDQDADHDEADHAHEESDHADHADHDHDHGGVNPHIWTSPRNAIGMVDEIEHGFVAADPENEAAYTQRASEYRATLTALDEWISTQFEQIPEADRVLVSGHDSLHYYLEDYGIEFAGSIIPSFEDNAEPSAAEIDALVATIQERGVKAIFVESSMSPKLARTIAKEAGVTVVDSESLFADSLGAEGTGAETYVAATIHNTRVIVEAWGATPTELPAELGGAE; encoded by the coding sequence ATGACACATACTTCCCGTGCGCGACGCCATGTCGCGCTGCCAATCACGGGTGCCCTCGCCGGCGCACTTGCCGGTGCGTTGTTGCTCAGTGGGTGTGGATCCACACCGGCAGAAGCACCCACCGACGCGCTGAACGTAGTCGCGACCACGACCCAGCTCACCGACTTCGCAACCCAGGTTGGCGGCGACGACATCTCGTTGACCGGGCTGCTGTCGGTCGGCGCCTCGGCGCACCATTTCGATCCATCACCCAAGGAGCTACTCGCGCTCAGTCAGGCCGATGTGCTCATCGTGAACGGCGCTGGGCTCGAGACCTTCATCGATTCGGCGATCGAAGCGAGCGGGTTCGATGGCGCGATTATTACCGCGGCCGATGGGGTCGACCTCGAAGCGCACGAAGAGGAAGAGCACGAGCACCAGCACGAAGATGAGGCTCCCGACCAGGATGCCGACCACGACGAGGCGGATCATGCTCACGAAGAGTCGGATCACGCAGATCACGCCGACCACGACCACGATCACGGCGGTGTGAACCCACACATCTGGACCTCGCCCCGCAACGCCATTGGCATGGTCGACGAGATTGAGCACGGTTTCGTCGCCGCCGATCCGGAGAACGAGGCCGCATATACCCAGCGAGCGTCTGAATACCGCGCAACGCTTACCGCGCTTGATGAGTGGATCAGCACCCAGTTTGAGCAGATTCCCGAGGCGGATCGCGTGCTCGTGAGCGGTCACGATTCACTGCACTATTACCTCGAGGATTACGGCATCGAGTTTGCCGGATCAATTATTCCGAGCTTTGAAGATAACGCCGAGCCGAGTGCCGCGGAGATCGACGCTCTTGTCGCGACGATTCAGGAGCGCGGGGTGAAAGCCATCTTCGTGGAGTCATCGATGAGCCCCAAGCTCGCTCGCACGATCGCCAAGGAGGCGGGCGTCACCGTCGTAGATTCAGAAAGCCTGTTCGCTGACTCGCTCGGCGCGGAGGGGACCGGCGCGGAGACATATGTCGCTGCGACCATACACAATACGCGCGTCATCGTCGAGGCGTGGGGCGCGACTCCGACCGAGCTGCCGGCAGAACTCGGAGGTGCTGAGTGA
- a CDS encoding metal ABC transporter ATP-binding protein encodes MSEVSEPADPADPAHPADLAEPAVALNWAAFGYGGEPRVEHLNLVVPRGAAVALIGPNGSGKSTLLKGLLGLADITSGKAIVLGGTPEQARRRVGTLPQSDARDTSLPITLRRVVTMGLYRNVGPLGRIGKRGREAVNQAIERVGLEHYAHRRFGELSGGQQQRAILARALVSDPQLLLLDEPFNGLDRENREMLLDLVRTQRDEGRTVIVSTHDLEIAQRACTHVLLLANGHLPGQPGHPTAFGPLDEALTLAAVQHAFHDSTVELDQHTVTTTREIDAP; translated from the coding sequence GTGAGCGAAGTTAGCGAGCCAGCGGACCCAGCCGACCCAGCCCACCCAGCCGACCTCGCCGAACCGGCCGTCGCCCTGAACTGGGCCGCATTCGGGTACGGGGGCGAACCCCGAGTCGAACACCTAAACCTCGTTGTGCCGCGCGGGGCCGCGGTGGCGCTCATTGGCCCCAATGGATCAGGGAAATCGACGCTGCTCAAAGGCCTGCTCGGCCTCGCTGACATCACCAGCGGCAAGGCAATCGTGCTGGGAGGAACTCCGGAGCAGGCGCGCAGGCGCGTCGGAACGCTCCCGCAGTCGGATGCCCGCGATACCAGCCTGCCCATAACCCTGCGCAGGGTTGTGACTATGGGGCTGTACCGGAACGTCGGTCCGCTCGGGCGCATTGGAAAGCGTGGGCGCGAGGCCGTAAATCAAGCGATCGAGCGAGTCGGGCTTGAGCACTATGCGCACCGCCGCTTCGGTGAGCTGTCTGGTGGGCAGCAACAGCGGGCCATTCTTGCGCGGGCGCTCGTGTCCGATCCACAATTGCTGCTGCTCGACGAACCATTCAATGGCCTCGACCGAGAAAACCGCGAGATGCTTCTCGATCTCGTGCGCACGCAGCGCGACGAGGGGCGGACAGTCATCGTTTCGACGCACGATCTCGAGATTGCGCAGCGTGCGTGCACGCATGTGCTGTTGCTTGCGAACGGACACCTGCCCGGTCAGCCTGGGCATCCGACAGCGTTCGGTCCGCTCGATGAGGCGCTCACGCTTGCCGCGGTGCAGCACGCGTTCCACGATTCGACGGTCGAGCTCGATCAGCACACCGTCACAACGACACGCGAAATCGATGCGCCATGA
- a CDS encoding metal ABC transporter permease, whose protein sequence is MIDVGVFAMFSLPFMMRALIAIAILSVAAGAVGVFINFRELEFVSDGLVHAVFPGLVIGMLVGGSAGLLPGAVIAAVIAAALFAFLGRTGGSGRDAGIAVTLTGLFSLGVVIVSRSESYVSQLQELLFGRILTVTVAQLWQIAVVALAALVIIWCARRALLFRSFDPAGFENAGFNAFRTDLALNVAVALLVVAGVQALGVLMVIAILVLPVAIARLLSRALWSLMPIATLIMFGAGVAGLWASFEWSVSGRVSASPGALIVLILISAYIVGVGISFAVGRLGRKPMCERR, encoded by the coding sequence ATGATTGACGTCGGCGTCTTCGCGATGTTCTCGCTCCCGTTCATGATGCGCGCACTCATCGCCATCGCGATCCTCTCGGTTGCGGCGGGTGCAGTGGGCGTCTTCATTAACTTTCGCGAGCTTGAGTTCGTGAGTGACGGCCTCGTGCACGCTGTGTTCCCCGGCCTGGTCATCGGCATGCTTGTCGGCGGCAGTGCGGGGCTGCTCCCCGGTGCAGTCATCGCGGCCGTGATTGCTGCGGCGCTCTTCGCATTCCTCGGTCGCACCGGTGGATCGGGCAGAGACGCCGGCATCGCCGTGACACTCACGGGCCTCTTCAGCCTCGGTGTGGTCATCGTTTCGCGAAGCGAGAGTTACGTCTCGCAGTTGCAAGAGCTGTTGTTTGGGCGGATACTCACGGTCACTGTCGCCCAGCTCTGGCAGATCGCCGTCGTTGCTCTCGCTGCCCTCGTGATTATTTGGTGCGCGCGGCGGGCTCTGCTCTTTCGCTCTTTTGACCCCGCAGGATTTGAGAACGCGGGGTTCAACGCGTTTCGCACCGACCTCGCACTCAATGTCGCCGTGGCGCTCCTTGTCGTTGCCGGGGTACAGGCGCTCGGTGTGCTCATGGTGATCGCAATTCTCGTGCTTCCGGTGGCGATCGCGCGGCTGCTGTCTCGAGCACTGTGGTCGCTTATGCCGATTGCGACACTTATCATGTTTGGCGCCGGAGTTGCGGGGTTATGGGCCTCATTTGAGTGGTCCGTGAGTGGCAGAGTTTCGGCTTCTCCGGGAGCGCTTATCGTACTCATTCTTATTTCGGCATACATTGTCGGCGTGGGTATCTCTTTTGCCGTCGGGCGTCTCGGCCGAAAGCCGATGTGCGAGCGAAGGTGA
- a CDS encoding metal ABC transporter permease — protein MSYIELAALELTILGLLAGVAGTLIVFRRRSFFAVALSHATFPGGVVFAVLGWNLLIGQALFAVVLVMIMALLERIPRQGKQVSSGVVLALGFALGTLLASANPGLGVPVEALLVGSPLGVTLTDVVAAAAVLVLSCLVLALFGRRVLFHTFDPAGFRAAGFRSWPVELAVTGIIAASVVVAMPAVGAILGVAILIAPAAAARLIAPSLVWVPPLAALLGILSGLAGLWVSRNFDIAAGGAIGLVATALYALAHAIAPLRKLAASRAAALVGGN, from the coding sequence GTGAGCTACATCGAACTTGCGGCCCTCGAACTGACGATCCTTGGGTTGCTCGCTGGCGTCGCCGGCACGCTCATCGTCTTCCGGCGACGCTCGTTCTTCGCCGTTGCACTCAGTCATGCCACGTTCCCCGGTGGCGTCGTGTTCGCGGTGCTTGGCTGGAACCTGCTCATCGGGCAGGCGCTCTTCGCTGTAGTGCTCGTCATGATCATGGCGCTACTTGAGCGTATTCCGCGTCAGGGAAAGCAGGTGTCGAGTGGCGTTGTGCTTGCGCTTGGATTTGCGCTCGGTACTCTTCTCGCAAGTGCGAACCCAGGGCTCGGAGTACCTGTCGAGGCCCTTCTCGTTGGTTCGCCGCTCGGGGTGACGCTGACCGATGTAGTTGCTGCCGCTGCAGTACTCGTACTTTCGTGCCTTGTACTCGCGCTCTTCGGGCGCCGAGTGCTATTCCATACGTTTGATCCCGCGGGCTTTCGAGCCGCCGGTTTTCGGTCGTGGCCTGTCGAGCTTGCTGTCACAGGCATCATCGCCGCATCCGTAGTCGTAGCGATGCCCGCGGTTGGCGCAATCCTCGGTGTCGCGATCCTCATCGCGCCCGCGGCGGCAGCTCGGTTGATCGCCCCATCTCTGGTGTGGGTTCCCCCGTTAGCGGCACTGCTCGGCATCTTGAGCGGCCTCGCGGGGCTCTGGGTATCGCGCAACTTTGACATTGCGGCTGGCGGTGCGATCGGATTGGTGGCGACTGCTCTCTATGCGCTCGCCCACGCCATTGCGCCGTTGCGAAAACTCGCTGCGTCACGCGCGGCAGCGTTGGTTGGAGGAAATTAG
- a CDS encoding Fur family transcriptional regulator — MQPKRNTWQREAVRVELHAASGFVSAQDLHRRLKADGSTVGLATVYRALASLADTGEADTLQSPEGEALFRSCETTGHHHHLVCRSCGETKELASTVVEDWASRVGAEHGYTEIGHVVDLFGLCPDCAKRG, encoded by the coding sequence ATGCAGCCCAAACGAAACACCTGGCAGCGCGAGGCGGTGCGCGTCGAACTGCACGCTGCCTCCGGGTTTGTGAGCGCACAAGACCTACATCGTCGGCTGAAAGCCGACGGATCCACCGTCGGTCTCGCTACCGTGTACCGCGCGCTCGCAAGCCTCGCAGACACCGGTGAAGCCGACACGTTGCAGTCGCCAGAAGGCGAAGCGCTCTTTCGCTCGTGCGAGACCACCGGCCACCATCACCACCTCGTGTGCCGCAGCTGCGGAGAGACGAAAGAGCTCGCCTCCACGGTCGTTGAAGATTGGGCGAGCCGGGTCGGCGCCGAGCACGGGTACACCGAAATTGGTCACGTGGTGGATCTCTTTGGGCTTTGCCCAGACTGCGCCAAACGTGGCTGA
- a CDS encoding amino acid ABC transporter ATP-binding protein: protein MGDTTAVRVVRDHDDPLVEIKDVNKHYGELHVLNNINTTVGRGEVVVVLGPSGSGKSTLCRAINRLETIDSGTITIDGKKLPEEGKDLATLRADVGMVFQSFNLFAHKTILENVTLGPIKVRGMKKKAADEKAMALLDRVGIANQAKKLPSQLSGGQQQRAAIARSLAMDPKLILLDEPTSALDPEMINEVLETMIGLANDGMTMVAVTHEMGFARRAADRILFMADGQIVEEATPEQFFTDPKTSRAQDFLSKILGH, encoded by the coding sequence ATGGGAGATACCACGGCGGTCAGAGTCGTCCGCGATCACGACGATCCACTTGTCGAGATCAAGGACGTGAATAAGCACTACGGTGAGCTTCACGTGCTCAACAACATCAACACGACAGTTGGGCGCGGCGAGGTTGTTGTCGTGCTCGGCCCATCGGGTTCAGGCAAGTCGACGCTGTGCCGGGCAATCAACCGCCTGGAGACGATCGACTCCGGCACCATCACCATCGATGGCAAGAAGCTCCCGGAAGAGGGCAAAGACCTGGCAACGCTGCGCGCAGATGTTGGCATGGTCTTCCAGTCATTCAACTTATTTGCCCACAAGACGATCCTCGAGAACGTCACGCTCGGGCCAATCAAGGTTCGCGGAATGAAGAAGAAGGCCGCAGACGAGAAAGCGATGGCGCTCCTCGACCGAGTGGGAATTGCCAATCAGGCGAAGAAACTTCCGTCCCAGCTCTCGGGCGGCCAGCAGCAGCGCGCCGCAATTGCCCGGTCGCTCGCGATGGATCCAAAGTTGATACTGCTCGATGAGCCAACCTCGGCGCTCGATCCCGAGATGATCAACGAGGTTCTCGAAACCATGATCGGCCTCGCGAACGACGGCATGACGATGGTCGCAGTGACGCACGAGATGGGCTTCGCGCGTCGCGCGGCCGACCGCATTCTGTTCATGGCCGACGGCCAGATCGTCGAGGAGGCGACGCCCGAGCAATTCTTCACCGATCCGAAGACATCGCGAGCACAGGACTTCCTTTCGAAGATTCTCGGACACTAA
- a CDS encoding glutamate ABC transporter substrate-binding protein — protein sequence MRIAKYIAVIAAAGALALTACSSGTPGDTGTDDAPTVAEDVQFDEGTTMAKLNEAGKITIGTKFDQPLFGLMNPTTNQPEGFDVEIGKLIAAELGISEDNIEWKEAVSANREPFIENGQVDIVVATYTINDTRKEVVSFAGPYYIAGQDLLVLAGNPDGITGIDDVVGQKVCSVTGSTSEQNLKDAGVEVLATDTYSNCLEPLRSGDVVAVSTDNVILAGLSSQNEGEFEVVDNPFTSEPYGIGLALDDTDFRNFINDVLEASFDDGSWAAAWERTAGTVLSTPEPPTIDRY from the coding sequence ATGCGAATTGCGAAATATATCGCGGTGATCGCCGCAGCTGGCGCACTTGCGCTCACGGCATGCTCATCGGGCACCCCGGGCGACACAGGTACTGATGACGCACCCACGGTTGCGGAAGACGTGCAGTTCGACGAGGGCACGACGATGGCCAAGCTCAATGAAGCGGGCAAGATCACCATTGGCACGAAGTTCGATCAGCCACTATTCGGTCTGATGAACCCGACGACGAATCAGCCTGAGGGCTTCGACGTTGAGATCGGCAAGCTCATTGCTGCAGAACTTGGTATTTCTGAGGACAACATCGAGTGGAAGGAAGCGGTTTCGGCAAACCGCGAGCCATTCATCGAGAACGGTCAGGTCGACATCGTTGTGGCAACGTACACGATCAATGACACTCGCAAGGAAGTAGTGAGCTTCGCAGGCCCGTACTACATTGCAGGTCAGGATCTGCTTGTACTCGCTGGCAACCCAGACGGCATCACCGGCATCGATGATGTCGTGGGTCAGAAGGTGTGCTCGGTTACCGGGTCGACCTCGGAACAGAACCTGAAGGATGCGGGCGTTGAGGTGCTTGCAACTGACACGTACTCCAACTGCCTCGAGCCGCTGCGCTCGGGTGACGTTGTTGCGGTATCGACCGACAACGTGATCCTCGCTGGTCTCTCGTCACAGAACGAAGGCGAGTTTGAGGTCGTCGACAACCCCTTCACCTCCGAGCCTTACGGCATCGGACTGGCGTTGGACGACACCGACTTCCGCAACTTCATCAACGACGTGCTCGAAGCATCGTTCGATGACGGATCGTGGGCAGCAGCTTGGGAGAGGACCGCTGGCACCGTGCTGAGCACGCCGGAGCCACCGACCATCGACCGTTACTAG
- a CDS encoding amino acid ABC transporter permease encodes MQVLLDNFGSILDGFLMTLLLLVCGGLGAIVIGLITATMRISPVASLRAFATGYTELIRNIPLVMVFIFMVFVLPLIAPNKPPYVVLAMIALAVYTSPFVAEALRSGINGVPVGQAEAARSVGLTFGQTLTIIVLPQALRMVVPPLINVFIALTKNTSVAGGFFIVELFATARALTNSHGNAVISILIGIAICYLVITVPLGLIAGRIEKKVRVLR; translated from the coding sequence ATGCAGGTTCTCCTCGACAATTTTGGAAGCATTCTAGACGGCTTCCTCATGACACTCCTGCTGCTCGTTTGCGGTGGCCTCGGGGCCATAGTCATAGGGCTCATCACCGCGACGATGCGAATCTCGCCTGTGGCGTCGCTTCGCGCGTTTGCAACGGGATACACCGAGCTCATTCGCAACATCCCGCTCGTAATGGTCTTCATTTTCATGGTGTTCGTGCTTCCGCTCATCGCCCCAAACAAGCCACCGTACGTGGTGCTGGCGATGATCGCTCTTGCGGTATACACCTCACCGTTCGTTGCAGAGGCGCTTCGAAGCGGCATTAACGGAGTGCCTGTCGGTCAGGCCGAGGCCGCCCGTTCGGTCGGACTCACCTTCGGGCAAACACTCACGATCATCGTGCTGCCACAGGCGCTTCGCATGGTCGTGCCTCCACTCATCAACGTGTTTATCGCGCTCACGAAGAACACATCCGTTGCAGGCGGCTTCTTTATTGTTGAGCTCTTCGCAACGGCGCGAGCGCTCACAAACAGTCACGGTAACGCAGTGATCTCGATCCTTATCGGAATCGCGATCTGCTACCTCGTCATCACAGTTCCCCTCGGCCTCATAGCTGGTCGCATCGAGAAGAAGGTGAGGGTACTCCGATGA
- a CDS encoding amino acid ABC transporter permease, with amino-acid sequence MTAQASVLYDAPGPKARQRSILISIIGIVAIALLLGWVILRLAQPQIAVNGNETPGMFDPSRWDIWTYTGVWATIGNGVIATLQAAVIAIVGALIVGMLFAFGRLADTAWIRVPVTVILEFFRGMPVLLMMLFILLVASTSSFWAVVLALTIYNGAIIGEALRAGIVSLNKGQREAGLSIGLSVTRTRLLIEFPQAFTQMLPIIIAQSVVLLKDTSLGYIVAYAELASQVKNIGAFFGNRYMFSGWVVAVVIYLAINLTVSWIGRRTARVVAAKKA; translated from the coding sequence ATGACCGCTCAAGCTTCAGTCCTCTACGACGCACCCGGCCCGAAGGCGCGACAACGCTCGATACTCATCTCGATCATCGGCATCGTCGCCATTGCGCTCCTCCTCGGTTGGGTGATCCTGCGTCTTGCGCAACCACAGATCGCGGTCAATGGTAACGAGACACCCGGTATGTTCGACCCGTCACGCTGGGATATCTGGACCTACACCGGCGTCTGGGCGACCATCGGCAACGGTGTGATCGCGACGCTGCAGGCAGCGGTCATTGCCATCGTTGGTGCGTTGATTGTTGGAATGCTTTTCGCCTTCGGGCGTCTGGCCGATACCGCGTGGATTCGCGTACCGGTCACCGTGATCCTCGAGTTCTTCCGTGGCATGCCCGTGCTGCTCATGATGCTCTTCATCCTGCTCGTCGCCTCGACGAGCTCATTCTGGGCGGTCGTGCTCGCGCTCACTATTTACAACGGCGCGATCATCGGTGAGGCACTACGAGCCGGCATCGTCTCGCTGAACAAGGGCCAGCGAGAGGCCGGCCTCTCCATCGGCCTCAGCGTGACGCGCACCAGGCTGCTCATCGAGTTTCCGCAGGCGTTCACGCAGATGCTGCCGATCATCATTGCGCAGTCGGTCGTGCTGCTCAAAGATACGTCGCTTGGTTACATCGTCGCCTACGCAGAGCTTGCGTCGCAGGTGAAGAACATCGGCGCATTCTTTGGTAACCGGTACATGTTCAGTGGTTGGGTGGTCGCCGTGGTGATTTACCTCGCGATCAACCTCACAGTGTCGTGGATCGGCCGCCGCACCGCCAGGGTGGTGGCAGCGAAGAAGGCCTAG
- a CDS encoding threonine synthase, whose translation MTVHYLDSVTGERAPLDTPKWRGASGAPLLLTDLPGISRDDIDESARGLWRYHRAFPVAVDRPISLGEGCTPMVDREGTLYKLEWFSPTGSFKDRGASVMLSMLREQGVTRVLEDSSGNGGAAIAAYGAAGGMQVEVFAPASTSPAKLVQARAYGAQIHLVEGPREESQYAAIAAAESGGGFYASHAWQPFFLHGTKTLAYEIWEDLGFEAPDAVVVPVGAGTSLLGLAIGFHELLASGAISKLPRLYAAQPLHCSPVDAALRGDSERPVLPTIAEGTAIRTPARVEQIRAALAETRGDSIAVSEDEIVDALGVLARTGLFAEPTSAVAAAGLAKLRAAGVIGPSERVVALLTGSGLKASGGIAEALGL comes from the coding sequence GTGACGGTTCACTATCTTGACTCAGTAACTGGGGAACGCGCCCCGCTCGATACGCCCAAGTGGCGTGGTGCGAGCGGGGCGCCACTCTTGCTCACCGACCTACCGGGCATCTCGCGCGACGATATTGACGAGTCGGCGCGGGGGCTGTGGCGCTATCATCGCGCGTTCCCTGTGGCAGTGGATCGGCCGATCTCACTCGGCGAGGGTTGCACCCCGATGGTGGATCGGGAGGGCACGTTGTACAAACTCGAGTGGTTCAGCCCGACCGGGAGCTTCAAAGACCGCGGCGCGAGCGTCATGCTCTCGATGCTTCGCGAGCAGGGCGTCACCCGAGTGCTCGAGGACTCGTCGGGCAACGGAGGCGCGGCAATCGCGGCCTACGGTGCAGCAGGCGGGATGCAGGTTGAGGTGTTTGCTCCGGCTTCGACCTCGCCCGCGAAACTCGTGCAGGCGCGGGCGTACGGCGCACAGATTCACCTTGTTGAGGGGCCGCGTGAGGAGTCGCAGTACGCTGCAATTGCTGCTGCCGAGTCCGGTGGTGGATTTTATGCGAGCCATGCGTGGCAGCCATTCTTTTTGCACGGCACGAAGACCCTAGCGTATGAGATTTGGGAGGATCTCGGGTTCGAGGCACCCGACGCTGTGGTCGTGCCGGTGGGCGCGGGGACAAGCTTGCTTGGGCTCGCAATTGGGTTTCATGAACTCTTGGCTTCGGGTGCGATCTCGAAACTGCCCCGACTGTACGCCGCCCAACCGCTGCACTGCTCGCCCGTCGACGCGGCGCTTCGTGGAGACTCTGAGCGGCCTGTGCTGCCCACGATTGCGGAGGGCACGGCGATCCGCACCCCTGCGCGGGTGGAGCAGATTCGCGCCGCGCTCGCAGAGACCCGCGGTGACTCGATCGCTGTGAGTGAAGATGAGATCGTTGATGCGCTCGGGGTGCTCGCCCGAACCGGCTTGTTTGCCGAACCGACGAGTGCTGTCGCGGCGGCGGGGCTGGCGAAGCTTCGTGCTGCTGGGGTCATCGGGCCGAGTGAGCGAGTCGTTGCGTTGCTCACGGGCTCGGGACTTAAGGCCTCCGGGGGGATCGCAGAGGCTCTGGGGCTCTAA
- a CDS encoding SGNH/GDSL hydrolase family protein: MSSAAIRYVAIGDSFTEGVGDEQPDGTVRGWADLVAQGLADATGQPVEYANLAIRGRLLARIISEQLEPAIALEPTLISFNGGGNDMLRPGTNMPWIIGETEKALRQIQNAGIEPLLLAGANPTGGLPSGGRVARKGDDLTRAAGGIASRLNVKFADNWSDRELAGRQYWSIDRLHLAPVGHHRVAANVLRTLGHAHPADWVIDAESIPAPGAREQLAYTREHVIPWIGRRLTGRSSGDGRTPKYCEFVTVLPRG, translated from the coding sequence GTGAGTTCTGCAGCCATTCGTTACGTCGCTATCGGAGACAGTTTCACCGAGGGTGTCGGTGACGAGCAGCCCGATGGCACTGTGCGCGGATGGGCGGATCTCGTTGCTCAAGGCCTCGCCGACGCGACAGGGCAGCCCGTCGAATACGCGAATCTCGCGATTCGCGGGCGACTGCTCGCGCGCATCATCTCGGAGCAGCTCGAACCAGCAATCGCACTGGAGCCCACGCTCATCAGCTTCAATGGCGGTGGCAACGACATGCTGCGGCCTGGCACAAACATGCCTTGGATCATTGGTGAAACCGAGAAAGCACTTCGGCAAATTCAGAATGCAGGTATCGAGCCGCTCCTACTAGCGGGCGCGAACCCAACTGGTGGCCTGCCGAGTGGTGGGCGAGTCGCACGTAAAGGGGACGACCTCACTCGCGCTGCCGGTGGGATTGCTTCAAGGTTGAACGTGAAGTTTGCAGACAACTGGAGCGATCGCGAGCTTGCCGGTCGACAGTACTGGTCAATCGACCGACTCCACCTCGCCCCTGTGGGTCACCATCGAGTTGCCGCGAACGTGCTCCGCACCCTTGGGCACGCGCATCCGGCCGACTGGGTGATCGACGCCGAGTCGATTCCTGCGCCAGGCGCGCGCGAACAACTCGCCTATACTCGCGAGCACGTGATTCCGTGGATCGGCCGCAGGCTCACAGGCCGTTCAAGCGGCGACGGGCGCACCCCGAAGTACTGTGAGTTCGTCACCGTACTCCCCCGAGGTTAG
- a CDS encoding ribbon-helix-helix domain-containing protein, which translates to MATMTILLSDELKEFVEHEVEAGAFASVSEYMNQLIEARRDDVELQEKIIEGLASPLSDLTSEEIHAQARQIARGYSADSAMDARLPEARREFSEDASEN; encoded by the coding sequence ATGGCAACAATGACCATTTTGTTGAGCGACGAACTCAAGGAGTTTGTCGAGCATGAAGTCGAGGCAGGCGCATTCGCCTCCGTGAGCGAGTACATGAACCAACTCATTGAAGCGCGACGCGATGATGTCGAGCTGCAGGAGAAGATCATCGAGGGTTTAGCTTCACCCCTTTCCGATTTGACGTCGGAGGAGATCCACGCGCAGGCAAGACAAATCGCTCGTGGTTACTCTGCCGATTCCGCAATGGACGCCCGCCTGCCTGAAGCGCGTAGAGAATTCTCAGAAGACGCGTCTGAGAATTAA
- a CDS encoding MerR family transcriptional regulator, giving the protein MEYSIQEVAKAAGTTSRTLRHYDSVGVLTPVRIGANGYRYYDDRSLVRLQRILLLRELGLGLDAIAQVLAAQDNELGIGESAIHAEAKLLESHLELLRGERDRIDRQIGAVGRTVQALKRANTNETQKEALMSTNMFDGFDHTEYKEEVERRWGADAYAKSDAWWRGLGRESQQEWMAKAEQLGIDWIAAAERGVDPNSEEAQAFAARHAAWLRGIPGTPSGTHFAAYLTGLGEMYVADPRFAKNYGGVEGATFVRDALRAYVESGGADNEH; this is encoded by the coding sequence TTGGAGTACTCGATTCAAGAGGTGGCGAAAGCCGCCGGAACAACCTCACGTACCCTCAGGCACTATGACAGCGTTGGGGTGTTAACGCCGGTGCGCATCGGGGCAAACGGCTACCGCTATTACGATGACCGCTCGCTTGTGCGATTGCAGCGAATACTGCTGTTGCGTGAGCTCGGCCTCGGTCTCGACGCAATCGCCCAGGTACTTGCGGCGCAAGACAACGAACTGGGGATAGGGGAGAGCGCGATCCACGCGGAGGCAAAACTGCTTGAATCGCACCTCGAATTACTGCGTGGCGAGCGTGACCGCATCGACCGCCAGATCGGAGCGGTCGGGCGCACTGTTCAAGCGCTCAAGCGCGCCAATACCAATGAAACTCAGAAGGAGGCTCTCATGAGCACAAACATGTTCGACGGGTTCGATCACACGGAATACAAGGAAGAAGTAGAGCGGCGCTGGGGCGCCGACGCCTATGCGAAGAGCGATGCCTGGTGGCGTGGGCTCGGCAGGGAGTCGCAGCAGGAATGGATGGCGAAAGCTGAGCAGCTGGGCATCGACTGGATTGCGGCGGCTGAGCGGGGTGTGGATCCAAACTCGGAGGAAGCTCAAGCGTTCGCGGCGCGGCATGCCGCTTGGTTACGCGGGATACCGGGGACGCCGAGCGGTACCCACTTTGCCGCGTACCTCACTGGTCTCGGCGAGATGTACGTCGCCGACCCACGCTTCGCAAAGAACTACGGCGGAGTCGAGGGCGCAACCTTCGTGCGCGACGCCCTACGTGCCTATGTGGAAAGCGGTGGCGCTGACAACGAGCACTAG